In Aminobacterium sp. MB27-C1, a single genomic region encodes these proteins:
- the thrC gene encoding threonine synthase, giving the protein MARQGILYRYEKDLPLTQVTPRITLLEGDTPLIPLKNLSRELDVTLWAKFDGLNPSGSFKDRGMVMAVAKALEEKSNAVICASTGNTSASAAAYAASAGLSCFVLLPEGKVALGKLTQALIYGAKVVAVRGNFDEALRLARELASSKKVTLVNSLNPYRLWGQRSAAWEICDELSVAPDWIVLPVGNAGNISAYAAGLEYYKEIGKINTMPRLMGVQAEGAAPLVRGYTVENPETVATAIRIGNPVNAEKAIKAIQMSCGQFASVSDEEILEAQRELASHDGVFAEPASCAPLAFLLKLKRSGKLPQGLRIVLILTGNGLKDPDAPLKGLPDPIAVDGTIEALGGVLGL; this is encoded by the coding sequence ATGGCTAGGCAGGGAATACTATATAGATACGAGAAGGATCTACCTCTAACTCAGGTAACACCACGTATAACGTTGCTTGAAGGGGATACTCCTCTTATTCCTTTAAAAAACTTGAGTCGTGAGTTGGACGTCACTCTTTGGGCTAAGTTTGATGGCCTTAATCCAAGTGGTTCCTTTAAAGATAGAGGTATGGTTATGGCTGTGGCTAAAGCTCTTGAAGAAAAGTCGAATGCCGTTATATGTGCCTCTACTGGAAATACTTCTGCTTCTGCAGCTGCTTACGCAGCATCTGCGGGACTCTCATGTTTTGTCTTATTGCCAGAGGGAAAAGTAGCTTTAGGGAAGCTAACGCAGGCTCTGATTTACGGTGCAAAGGTTGTTGCTGTACGAGGAAATTTCGATGAAGCTCTACGTTTGGCGAGAGAACTTGCCTCATCTAAAAAAGTTACCCTTGTCAATTCTCTTAACCCTTATCGCCTTTGGGGGCAACGTTCTGCCGCTTGGGAAATCTGCGACGAATTGTCGGTGGCTCCCGATTGGATCGTTTTACCTGTTGGAAATGCTGGAAATATTAGTGCTTACGCTGCAGGGTTGGAATACTACAAAGAGATAGGAAAAATAAATACTATGCCTCGTTTGATGGGGGTGCAGGCAGAGGGAGCTGCACCTCTTGTTCGTGGATATACTGTGGAGAATCCAGAGACAGTTGCTACTGCTATTCGAATCGGTAACCCCGTAAATGCTGAAAAAGCTATTAAGGCCATTCAAATGAGTTGTGGCCAATTTGCTTCTGTTTCTGACGAAGAAATTCTTGAGGCTCAACGTGAACTTGCTTCTCATGATGGTGTCTTTGCAGAACCCGCTTCGTGTGCTCCTCTTGCGTTTCTTCTCAAATTGAAGAGGAGTGGAAAACTACCGCAGGGATTGCGCATTGTTCTTATCCTCACTGGAAATGGTTTAAAGGACCCCGATGCTCCTCTCAAGGGATTGCCTGATCCTATTGCTGTCGATGGCACAATTGAAGCGTTGGGGGGAGTTTTAGGACTATGA
- a CDS encoding class II fructose-bisphosphate aldolase has protein sequence MRTNSASYKEMLKKRPLNVQALWGNEEVGLVSGRDIVRAFREANAIILAANARNPLTIKGVFRAAKKLNAAVFIEIAKSEATYCAGNFQNLPEYAVKTSSELGHGVIFGLHVDHYAIKSEADLFKAVSHIPSIIQEGWTSVAIDASHLPDWENLCSTRDVAMHIPPYLGLEVEVGEIKGPGELTTVEEAKFFIGGLNSWGIFPDLLAISNGSLHGTYDTGQQEGIDLERTLEIANAIRPYGASIAQHGISGTPIEKVAKFARFGINKGNVATLFQNIIFGIKMDPDTGNAITENGAYVKEPNRGVTEQTWQKIVEWCDAQGYSRKDGNYKKANLPMGDIIQSESPEIIGRIVDETEEWATRFIKAFNAVDSADRVLEFIAKRSDHNGTPEQAILGKRSDFTVDRVPGHSLKDGQDYTD, from the coding sequence ATGAGAACGAACAGCGCCTCATATAAAGAGATGCTGAAAAAACGCCCTCTGAACGTTCAGGCTTTATGGGGAAATGAAGAAGTTGGATTGGTCAGTGGTCGAGACATTGTTAGAGCCTTCAGAGAAGCAAATGCTATTATTCTTGCAGCTAATGCACGGAACCCTTTGACAATAAAAGGTGTGTTCAGGGCTGCTAAAAAATTGAATGCGGCTGTTTTTATTGAGATAGCGAAGTCAGAAGCGACGTACTGTGCCGGAAATTTCCAAAATCTTCCGGAATATGCAGTAAAAACTTCTTCTGAATTGGGACATGGTGTGATCTTTGGTCTGCATGTCGACCATTATGCTATTAAGTCCGAAGCGGATCTTTTCAAGGCTGTAAGTCATATTCCTTCAATTATTCAAGAAGGATGGACTTCTGTTGCCATTGATGCCTCTCATTTGCCAGATTGGGAAAATCTTTGCAGCACTCGTGATGTAGCAATGCATATTCCTCCCTATCTTGGATTGGAAGTTGAAGTAGGTGAGATAAAAGGGCCAGGGGAATTAACCACAGTAGAGGAAGCAAAATTCTTTATTGGAGGGCTTAATTCGTGGGGAATCTTCCCAGATCTTCTTGCTATTTCTAATGGCAGTTTGCATGGAACTTATGATACAGGCCAGCAGGAAGGCATAGATCTTGAAAGAACCCTTGAAATAGCCAATGCTATTCGCCCTTATGGTGCGTCAATTGCGCAGCACGGTATTTCTGGTACTCCTATTGAAAAGGTGGCTAAATTTGCCCGTTTTGGCATTAATAAGGGAAATGTTGCGACTCTTTTCCAGAACATTATATTTGGAATCAAAATGGATCCAGATACGGGGAACGCCATTACAGAAAACGGTGCGTATGTCAAAGAGCCGAATCGTGGTGTAACTGAGCAAACATGGCAGAAAATTGTAGAGTGGTGTGACGCTCAAGGATACAGTAGAAAAGACGGAAATTATAAAAAAGCTAATTTGCCCATGGGAGATATAATTCAGAGCGAGTCCCCTGAAATTATAGGGCGAATTGTTGATGAAACAGAGGAATGGGCAACGCGTTTTATTAAGGCATTTAATGCAGTGGATTCTGCTGATAGAGTTCTTGAGTTTATTGCAAAACGCTCTGATCATAATGGTACTCCCGAACAAGCAATTTTAGGGAAAAGATCCGATTTTACAGTTGATCGTGTACCAGGACATTCCTTAAAGGACGGTCAAGATTATACAGATTAG
- a CDS encoding ABC transporter substrate-binding protein: MKKYFVSIILLISGLSLIISPFSPKALASQKEIVMIDLSYDSVQIHNRVAGFILEHGYGKKIDYVFADSMPGLLGLERGNYDVVLDLWVDNVPEWWKRNKEAGKVLSLGNTYPDAPQGWYVPTYVIKGDPERGIDPILPNLKSVMDLPKYWEFFKDPEEPNKGRFYNAPSGWVCHSINKDKFEAYGLDEYFIAFDPGSGTALTTVIMRAYQRGEPILVYHWEPTAIMGTLDMTMLEEPLFDQEKWEENHGCAYPKSKVLKLINADFAKKNPDIVTFLKKYQSTLDKSNRALAYMQKNKATAEETALWYLKEYKEDWMNWLDDETIRKVEQAL, encoded by the coding sequence ATGAAAAAATATTTTGTTTCGATAATACTTCTCATAAGTGGTTTGTCTCTAATAATTTCCCCTTTCTCCCCAAAAGCATTAGCCAGTCAAAAAGAGATTGTTATGATTGATCTAAGTTATGATTCTGTTCAAATACATAATAGAGTGGCTGGTTTTATTCTGGAACACGGATATGGCAAAAAAATAGACTATGTTTTTGCTGACTCAATGCCAGGTCTTTTGGGGCTTGAGCGAGGAAATTATGATGTAGTATTGGACCTTTGGGTTGATAACGTTCCTGAATGGTGGAAACGTAACAAAGAAGCAGGAAAGGTTCTTAGTCTTGGCAATACTTATCCTGACGCTCCTCAAGGTTGGTATGTCCCTACATACGTTATTAAAGGAGATCCCGAACGAGGGATTGATCCAATATTGCCGAATCTAAAGTCTGTGATGGATCTTCCAAAATATTGGGAATTTTTCAAAGATCCAGAGGAACCAAACAAAGGAAGATTTTATAATGCTCCTTCTGGATGGGTTTGTCATTCCATTAATAAAGATAAATTCGAAGCGTATGGATTAGATGAATATTTCATAGCGTTCGATCCAGGATCAGGAACAGCTTTGACGACAGTTATTATGCGTGCCTATCAAAGAGGAGAGCCGATTCTGGTTTATCATTGGGAACCGACCGCAATAATGGGTACTCTTGATATGACAATGCTTGAAGAACCATTGTTCGATCAGGAAAAATGGGAAGAAAATCATGGATGCGCCTATCCCAAATCAAAAGTTCTTAAACTTATTAATGCTGATTTTGCAAAAAAAAATCCTGATATTGTCACTTTCTTGAAAAAGTATCAATCAACGTTAGATAAGTCTAATAGGGCGTTAGCTTATATGCAAAAAAATAAAGCAACTGCAGAAGAAACAGCTCTTTGGTATCTCAAGGAATACAAAGAGGATTGGATGAATTGGCTTGATGATGAGACAATTCGTAAGGTTGAACAAGCCCTATAA
- a CDS encoding sodium-dependent transporter — MRQEEKEREQWGSRVGFLLASAGSAVGLGNIWRFPYITGKNGGAAFLVIYIALAFTIGASVMLAEFAIGRAAKKNAVGAFKELKGGAWPLVGWMGLAVAFIILSYYAVIGGWTFAYIFKSFTGLMSLNDTSAVQNAFLGFIANPTQVLLAFFAFMLMVVMVVYKGVGQGIERASKILMPGLFLIILILVVRALTLPGASKGIAFYLKPDFSKVTGSTIIDALGQAFYSLSLGMGILITFGSYIGKNENIPKSVATVTLLDTLVAFLAGLIIFPTVFSFGIDAGAGAGLTFITLPAVFSKMWGGMVWSALFFALLFIAALTSSVSLFEVVVSYCKDELKWSRRKSCFLMGTAIFLLGIPSALSQGAYPINLFGKSFLDAMDWVCNNILLTTGGLLISLFVGWVVTDRIKDDVSNNGRLDFALMSPWLLILRFFAPIAIIMIMWNGLR, encoded by the coding sequence ATGAGACAAGAAGAAAAAGAAAGGGAGCAGTGGGGAAGCCGGGTTGGCTTTCTTCTTGCGTCAGCGGGATCAGCAGTTGGTCTTGGAAATATCTGGCGTTTCCCCTATATTACGGGTAAAAATGGTGGAGCTGCATTTCTCGTGATATACATTGCTTTGGCATTTACTATAGGAGCATCAGTAATGTTGGCAGAGTTTGCTATTGGTCGCGCAGCGAAAAAGAATGCTGTGGGAGCTTTCAAAGAGCTAAAAGGAGGCGCCTGGCCTCTCGTTGGTTGGATGGGGCTGGCTGTAGCCTTTATTATTCTTTCTTATTATGCCGTTATCGGAGGTTGGACATTCGCTTATATTTTTAAGTCTTTCACAGGCCTTATGTCTCTTAATGATACGTCGGCTGTACAGAATGCTTTTTTAGGTTTTATTGCTAATCCTACTCAAGTTCTTCTGGCTTTTTTTGCTTTTATGCTTATGGTTGTTATGGTGGTGTATAAAGGTGTTGGTCAAGGTATTGAACGGGCCAGCAAAATTCTAATGCCAGGACTTTTCCTTATCATACTGATACTTGTTGTCAGGGCTTTGACGCTTCCAGGCGCATCAAAAGGTATTGCTTTTTATCTTAAGCCAGATTTTTCAAAAGTTACAGGAAGTACTATTATTGATGCTTTAGGACAAGCTTTTTATTCACTTTCTCTCGGTATGGGAATTCTCATAACTTTTGGCAGCTACATTGGTAAGAATGAAAATATTCCTAAATCAGTTGCTACAGTTACTCTTCTTGATACCCTTGTTGCTTTTCTTGCTGGATTGATCATTTTCCCTACTGTTTTTTCTTTTGGCATCGATGCAGGGGCTGGGGCGGGTCTCACTTTTATAACTTTGCCCGCAGTTTTTTCGAAAATGTGGGGCGGTATGGTCTGGTCAGCGCTCTTTTTTGCACTTCTCTTTATAGCTGCTCTTACCTCGTCAGTATCTCTTTTCGAGGTTGTTGTATCTTACTGTAAAGATGAGTTGAAATGGAGTAGAAGAAAAAGTTGCTTTCTTATGGGAACAGCTATCTTTCTTCTCGGAATTCCATCGGCTCTTTCTCAGGGAGCCTATCCTATTAATCTCTTTGGAAAGAGTTTTCTTGATGCCATGGACTGGGTATGCAATAACATCCTTTTGACTACAGGTGGTCTTTTGATCTCTTTATTTGTTGGATGGGTTGTAACAGATAGAATCAAAGATGATGTTTCCAACAATGGCCGACTTGACTTTGCTCTTATGTCTCCATGGCTTTTGATACTGCGCTTTTTTGCTCCTATAGCTATCATTATGATCATGTGGAATGGTTTACGTTAA
- the speD gene encoding adenosylmethionine decarboxylase has protein sequence MSPKGYHFIVEASGCGDVIGQVERLQEILVEAAKRANTQVWSVSFHRFPPNGVSGVVVISESHLSVHTWPEAQYMALDIYTCGEHSMPEVAVKYVLEQIGAAHTHITEITRGIDDGDELYYHSFITWEERLKEEDEGK, from the coding sequence ATGTCACCAAAGGGGTACCACTTTATTGTTGAGGCTTCGGGATGTGGGGACGTTATCGGACAGGTTGAACGGTTGCAAGAGATTTTAGTGGAAGCGGCAAAAAGAGCAAATACGCAGGTTTGGTCCGTGTCCTTTCATCGATTTCCTCCCAATGGAGTGAGCGGCGTTGTGGTCATCAGTGAATCGCATCTTTCTGTCCATACATGGCCAGAAGCTCAGTATATGGCTCTTGATATCTATACCTGTGGGGAACACAGTATGCCAGAGGTAGCTGTAAAATATGTATTGGAGCAGATTGGTGCCGCCCATACCCACATAACAGAAATTACCCGTGGAATTGATGATGGCGACGAACTTTACTACCACTCGTTTATTACTTGGGAAGAGAGATTAAAAGAGGAAGACGAAGGCAAGTAG